Proteins co-encoded in one Halorussus lipolyticus genomic window:
- a CDS encoding NUDIX domain-containing protein, with the protein MDETHVVTCFLRNRGEVLLLRRSEEVGSYPGQWAGVAGHAEDDPHRAARDEIAEETGLLDACSLARAGVTFSFEDSEARSASERRAEPGDAGLATRWVVHPYLFDCDRRDAETDWETAEAEWVHPTEILRRETVPQLWTAYSRVGPTIQQVADDADHGSAYLSVRALEVLRDRAGSFAERDPDADRWPQLVAIAERLLDARPSMSAVENRVNRAMSEADRNAGTASAVEESAREGIERAYRADEDAAENAADEIHSETVLTLSRSGTVLDALPAADRVLVAESRPAREGVGVAEELAEMENAPDVTLHTDAAIGHALATEDVDAVVVGADAILPDGRVVNKTGTLLGALSADREAIDCYAVAASDKIRTDDTVHLDEGDPEDVYDGDAGIEVLNPTFDVTPAELVSEVITERGTLGADEIGDVSRELRERSQWRDE; encoded by the coding sequence ATGGACGAAACCCACGTCGTCACCTGCTTCCTGCGGAATCGCGGCGAGGTACTCTTGCTCCGGCGCTCCGAGGAGGTCGGTTCCTACCCCGGCCAGTGGGCCGGGGTCGCGGGCCACGCCGAGGACGACCCCCATCGGGCCGCGCGAGACGAGATTGCCGAGGAGACGGGCCTCCTCGACGCCTGTTCGCTGGCCAGAGCGGGCGTCACGTTCTCGTTCGAGGACAGCGAGGCGCGGAGCGCCTCGGAGCGCCGGGCGGAGCCCGGCGATGCGGGCCTCGCCACCCGATGGGTCGTCCACCCCTACCTGTTCGACTGCGACCGGCGCGACGCCGAAACCGACTGGGAGACGGCCGAGGCCGAGTGGGTCCACCCGACCGAGATTCTGCGGCGCGAGACGGTGCCCCAACTCTGGACCGCCTACTCGCGGGTCGGGCCGACCATCCAGCAGGTCGCCGACGACGCGGACCACGGCTCTGCGTACCTCTCGGTCCGGGCCTTGGAGGTCCTGCGCGACAGGGCCGGAAGTTTCGCAGAGCGCGACCCCGACGCCGACCGGTGGCCTCAACTCGTCGCCATCGCCGAGCGACTCCTCGACGCCCGGCCGAGCATGTCTGCGGTCGAAAACCGGGTGAATCGGGCGATGAGCGAGGCCGACCGGAACGCCGGAACCGCCTCGGCAGTCGAGGAGTCCGCCCGCGAGGGAATCGAGCGAGCGTATCGGGCGGACGAGGACGCCGCCGAGAACGCCGCCGACGAGATTCACAGCGAGACGGTCCTGACCCTCTCGCGGTCGGGAACCGTGCTGGACGCGCTTCCGGCCGCCGACCGCGTGCTGGTCGCCGAGTCCCGCCCGGCGCGGGAGGGCGTCGGGGTCGCCGAGGAGTTGGCGGAAATGGAAAATGCGCCCGACGTGACGCTCCACACCGACGCCGCGATTGGCCACGCGCTGGCGACCGAGGACGTGGACGCGGTGGTCGTCGGCGCGGACGCGATTCTGCCGGACGGCCGCGTGGTGAACAAGACCGGGACGCTCCTCGGGGCGCTCTCGGCGGACCGCGAGGCCATCGACTGCTACGCTGTCGCCGCCAGCGACAAGATTCGGACCGACGACACGGTGCATCTGGACGAGGGCGACCCCGAGGACGTATACGACGGCGACGCCGGTATCGAGGTGCTGAACCCGACCTTCGACGTGACGCCCGCGGAGTTGGTCTCGGAGGTGATTACCGAGCGAGGGACCCTCGGCGCTGACGAAATCGGCGACGTGTCCCGCGAACTCCGAGAACGCTCGCAGTGGCGCGACGAGTGA